In the genome of candidate division KSB1 bacterium, one region contains:
- a CDS encoding MTH1187 family thiamine-binding protein — MMVQLSIMPISDDQHLSKPIAKAVKIIHESGLEYKLTPMGTLIKGEWKEVMDVAKKCHEAVREDFDRVTTQIKIDDLKSGDISFDDKIRAVEEKAEMEFKK, encoded by the coding sequence ATGATGGTGCAACTCAGTATCATGCCAATTAGTGATGACCAACATTTAAGCAAACCTATTGCCAAGGCCGTAAAAATTATCCACGAAAGTGGTTTGGAGTATAAGCTCACGCCCATGGGCACGCTGATCAAAGGTGAATGGAAAGAAGTCATGGATGTAGCCAAAAAATGCCATGAAGCTGTGCGTGAAGACTTTGACCGGGTGACGACACAAATCAAAATTGATGACCTGAAAAGCGGTGATATTTCTTTTGATGACAAAATTCGGGCAGTGGAAGAAAAGGCTGAGATGGAATTTAAGAAGTGA
- a CDS encoding molybdenum cofactor biosynthesis protein MoaE, producing the protein MVELITEKISVDKILNKVEDHSTGAVVLFLGRVRDHANGHQVTGMAYEAYSEMAHKKMQEIEDEIKKRWPVQKITMVHRTGKLELGEISVAIAVACPHRKEAFEACQFAIDTLKETVPIWKKEQFVDGEAWVEGTVPDPGITQ; encoded by the coding sequence ATGGTTGAATTGATAACTGAAAAAATCAGCGTCGATAAAATCTTAAACAAAGTCGAGGATCATTCGACAGGTGCGGTTGTTTTGTTTTTAGGACGAGTGCGGGATCACGCCAACGGGCATCAGGTGACTGGAATGGCCTATGAAGCCTATTCCGAGATGGCGCACAAAAAAATGCAAGAAATTGAAGATGAAATCAAAAAACGTTGGCCCGTTCAAAAGATCACCATGGTTCACCGAACAGGTAAGTTAGAGCTTGGAGAAATCAGCGTAGCAATTGCGGTCGCCTGTCCGCACCGGAAAGAAGCCTTCGAAGCGTGCCAATTTGCAATCGATACCTTGAAAGAAACGGTCCCGATTTGGAAGAAAGAACAGTTTGTAGATGGAGAAGCCTGGGTAGAGGGCACAGTGCCCGACCCCGGGATAACGCAATGA
- a CDS encoding MoaD/ThiS family protein, with amino-acid sequence MKITLRFFGQLRELAKCDETDIEVKKGTKIGDLVWLVGERFPNMRQHLKVVSFSIDNEYASKDTVLNEGNEVSLLPPISGG; translated from the coding sequence ATGAAAATAACACTCAGATTCTTCGGCCAGCTTCGTGAACTCGCTAAATGTGATGAAACAGACATTGAAGTAAAAAAAGGAACTAAAATCGGCGATTTAGTTTGGCTGGTGGGGGAACGGTTTCCAAATATGCGGCAGCACTTGAAAGTTGTGAGCTTTTCAATTGATAATGAGTACGCCTCTAAAGATACGGTTCTGAATGAAGGAAATGAAGTGAGTCTGCTCCCACCAATAAGCGGCGGATAA